The Anastrepha ludens isolate Willacy chromosome 2, idAnaLude1.1, whole genome shotgun sequence genome contains a region encoding:
- the LOC128854912 gene encoding protein yellow-like, producing the protein MWIGTPLILLLALTPQAIISVKQRDLETVFQWKQLVYGFPTEQDRQEALNNGNLVPNNGVPVGLALHHHAQKGTRVFTTIPRFQTGIPYTLATVSDTNEPNGPVLNPYPNYEWQNAHGRDCNKITSIFCLALTECDQMVVIDAGVIGTTQHCPPQLLIFDLNTDTLVHRYRFETNVYTPTASLLITPVVVVHDPPPKGRCQRLHVYIADVSYHGLVIYDSEQNTAWRAENKFMYPDPDYGTHTIAGENFTLMDGIFGLATDQRQLYFHPLASNSEYAVPLNVLNNRTNWANNSGAMEDEFRSLGQRSSECAAETMDSQNNLYCVTFNPIKLTIWHPTRPFNVKQELQVPADPRLIEFVSDMKLFKNGSGKEELWMISIRFQKMTTGTLSDNEVNFRIVRRPLDDMQHVPHQDLRQRLILT; encoded by the exons ATGTGGATCGGAACACCACTTATTCTGTTATTGGCTTTAACGCCACAGGCCATAATCAGTGTAAAGCAACGCGATCTTGAAACTGTATTTCAGTGGAAACAGCTCGTCTATGGTTTTCCTACTGAACAAGATCGTCAAGAGGCGTTGAATAATGGCAATCTCGTGCCCAATAATGGTGTACCCGTCGGTTTGGCACTACATCATCATG CACAAAAGGGTACACGCGTATTCACCACGATCCCCAGATTCCAAACAGGCATTCCATACACACTGGCGACTGTGAGTGATACTAATGAACCGAATGGCCCTGTGTTGAATCCATATCCAAATTATGAATGGCAGAATGCTCATGGACGTGATTGTAATAAAATCACTTCCATATTTTGTTTGGCG TTGACAGAGTGTGATCAGATGGTGGTTATTGATGCCGGCGTTATTGGCACCACTCAACATTGTCCGCCACAACTACTGATATTCGATTTAAATACAGATACTTTAGTTCATCGCTATCGTTTCGAAACAAACGTGTACACGCCAACCGCTTCACTACTCATCACACCAGTGGTTGTTGTGCACGATCCTCCTCCAAAAGGCCGCTGCCAACGCCTACATGTGTACATT GCTGATGTTTCGTATCACGGTCTCGTTATTTATGACTCGGAGCAGAATACCGCTTGGCGTGCCGAGAATAAATTCATGTACCCAGATCCCGATTATGGCACTCACACCATTGCTGGTGAAAACTTCACGCTGATGGATGGCATATTTGGTTTGGCCACCGATCAACGTCAACTCTACTTCCATCCATTGGCCAGCAATAGTGAATATGCAGTGCCATTGAATGTGTTGAACAATCGTACCAATTGGGCTAACAACTCGGGGGCAATGGAAGATGAATTCCGTTCATTGGGCCAGCGTAGTAGTGAATGTGCAGCCGAAACGATGGATAGTCAGAATAATCTCTATTGTGTTACATTCAATCCAATTAAGTTGACCATATGGCATCCTACTAGGCCATTTAATGTAAAACAGGAGTTGCAAGTGCCAGCAGATCCGCGTCTAATAGAATTTGTCAGCGACATGAAGCTGTTTAAAAACGGTTCAGGCAAGGAAGAATTATGGATGATATCAATTCGTTTTCAG AAAATGACAACGGGCACTTTGAGTGACAATGAAGTTAACTTTCGAATTGTAAGGCGGCCGCTTGATGACATGCAGCATGTGCCTCATCAGGACCTGAGGCAGCGACttattttaacataa